The following proteins come from a genomic window of Paenibacillus spongiae:
- a CDS encoding phosphotransferase enzyme family protein, whose protein sequence is MTDNAGGGVRGLRARPSAGLFHAVQHSYGIDGLEGSIDLGGSNTLNLLLADDHSRYVARVYRPCVTEARLKDIQLARQALHAGGVPSSEVLSARDGRQWTEFDGRLIEVEKYVESDTCMNGYDDLIAALPLLGLIHTILQGIQFNTAGRNPIFANHIEPDKALSMTLQGTGRIRGWNTSADFRLADAADELAHLVSDGEQKLISMLPRQVVHGDYWHNNVLFRNGRVVLVTDFDFMGERARIDDLALILYYFGCSNEPVSEKRLDRLRSLTDSYDEGLAEHLSITERLALPLAIARQPLWSIGGWIALLDDEKAARRHAAGMLDEVEFALRIVRELDKWQAAFT, encoded by the coding sequence ATGACGGATAATGCAGGCGGCGGCGTGCGTGGTCTGCGCGCACGACCATCAGCAGGGCTGTTCCACGCCGTGCAGCATTCTTATGGAATTGACGGCTTAGAAGGTAGCATCGACCTTGGTGGATCCAATACGCTGAACCTGCTCCTTGCTGATGATCACAGCCGCTATGTAGCCCGGGTATACCGGCCATGCGTTACCGAAGCCAGGCTTAAGGATATCCAGCTCGCTCGTCAAGCGCTCCATGCGGGCGGCGTGCCATCATCGGAAGTACTCTCGGCACGGGATGGGCGGCAATGGACTGAATTCGACGGTCGACTCATTGAGGTAGAGAAATATGTAGAGAGCGATACTTGCATGAATGGATACGATGACCTAATCGCTGCCCTTCCATTACTGGGCCTTATTCATACGATTCTGCAAGGGATCCAATTTAATACGGCAGGAAGAAATCCGATCTTTGCCAACCACATTGAGCCGGACAAAGCGCTAAGCATGACCTTGCAAGGCACTGGGCGTATACGAGGTTGGAATACGTCAGCCGATTTCAGACTCGCAGACGCCGCGGATGAACTGGCTCATTTGGTCTCGGACGGTGAACAAAAGCTGATTTCGATGCTTCCACGACAAGTCGTGCACGGTGATTACTGGCATAACAACGTGTTATTCCGCAATGGCCGCGTAGTGCTCGTCACTGACTTCGACTTCATGGGCGAGCGCGCGCGAATCGATGATCTTGCACTGATCTTGTACTACTTTGGGTGTTCTAACGAACCCGTCTCGGAGAAGCGATTAGACAGATTGCGCAGTCTTACCGATTCTTATGACGAGGGCTTAGCCGAGCACTTGTCGATCACGGAGCGGTTGGCTCTCCCGCTGGCGATCGCACGGCAACCATTGTGGTCAATCGGCGGGTGGATTGCCTTGCTGGATGATGAGAAAGCTGCGCGGAGGCACGCGGCAGGTATGCTCGATGAGGTGGAATTTGCGCTGCGCATAGTACGGGAGTTGGACAAATGGCAAGCAGCGTTCACTTAG
- the spoIIP gene encoding stage II sporulation protein P has protein sequence MKSKVALLLSLFFVLFAAIPSVQAAPDAAIKLYLNGQELTSPLPPRVIKETTMVPIRIISEGLGAPVTWDKAKQTVTITHLNTVLVLDMLKSEAYVNDQAEKLDQPPIVEKGTTLLPIRFVSERLGVTVEWDASANSVRLWRDDSGSDPAVDPDGEINPNPSTYPALQSIQLANNQLVIQANGNLTPNVFTLANPDRLVIDLPGLTFGELISDPTAGTQGELANLPAENSPVFKIRYAMSVPETSTIRIVADLKQPTNYQIVNTGDPSNLTINLESHAPVAPGNGAVLVYHSHYQESWLPELPGVTNPNLAWSPTKNITTLGERLAMNLQGMGMEAFHAREDYQKIYGKNYKNSQSYQYSEKTVKEYMALHPQIQYLIDIHRDSSSRGPTTLNVDGVSYAKIYFVIGLENPDWKKNDAFAKQIQAMMNDRYPGISRGIYYKDRKSGNGWYNQQLSPTSALIEVGGVENTIVESNRTIDILADVLNQIRIGSGLSAEK, from the coding sequence ATGAAAAGCAAGGTTGCGCTATTATTGTCTCTATTCTTTGTTTTATTCGCTGCTATACCTAGTGTCCAAGCCGCACCGGATGCTGCAATTAAGCTCTATCTCAATGGTCAAGAACTTACATCGCCCCTTCCGCCGCGCGTCATCAAGGAGACGACTATGGTGCCGATTCGGATTATTTCGGAAGGATTAGGCGCACCGGTTACCTGGGACAAGGCCAAGCAGACTGTTACGATAACCCATCTTAATACGGTTCTTGTGCTGGACATGCTCAAATCAGAGGCCTATGTGAATGACCAAGCCGAGAAGCTGGACCAACCGCCTATTGTGGAGAAGGGAACTACGCTGCTGCCCATCCGTTTTGTATCGGAGCGTCTAGGCGTAACCGTTGAATGGGATGCGTCTGCGAATTCGGTACGATTATGGAGAGATGATTCCGGCAGCGATCCGGCAGTCGATCCAGACGGAGAAATTAACCCTAATCCATCTACATATCCGGCACTACAATCCATTCAGCTAGCCAACAATCAACTGGTGATACAAGCGAATGGGAATCTTACGCCTAACGTATTTACCTTAGCGAACCCGGACCGACTGGTGATCGACCTGCCAGGCCTTACCTTTGGTGAACTGATTAGCGATCCGACTGCAGGCACCCAAGGGGAACTCGCGAATTTACCGGCTGAGAATTCTCCCGTGTTCAAGATTCGCTATGCGATGAGCGTTCCTGAGACCTCTACCATCCGTATTGTGGCCGACTTGAAACAGCCGACCAACTATCAAATCGTGAACACAGGTGATCCTAGCAATCTAACGATCAATCTGGAGTCTCATGCACCGGTAGCGCCAGGGAATGGAGCTGTACTTGTCTACCATTCTCACTATCAGGAATCATGGTTACCGGAACTGCCAGGAGTAACGAATCCGAATTTGGCTTGGAGCCCTACCAAGAATATCACCACGCTGGGTGAACGGCTTGCGATGAACCTGCAAGGCATGGGGATGGAAGCTTTTCATGCCAGGGAAGACTACCAGAAGATTTACGGAAAGAACTACAAGAACTCGCAATCCTATCAATATTCCGAGAAGACCGTCAAAGAGTACATGGCGCTACATCCTCAAATCCAATATTTAATCGATATCCATCGTGATTCCAGTTCACGGGGACCAACGACGCTCAATGTTGACGGCGTGAGTTACGCCAAGATATACTTCGTCATCGGTTTAGAGAATCCGGACTGGAAGAAGAACGATGCCTTCGCCAAACAGATTCAGGCTATGATGAATGATAGATATCCCGGCATATCCCGAGGGATCTATTACAAGGACCGGAAATCCGGCAATGGATGGTATAACCAACAGCTATCGCCGACTAGCGCGCTGATCGAAGTCGGCGGAGTAGAGAATACGATTGTCGAATCGAATCGGACGATCGATATTCTAGCCGATGTCTTAAACCAAATTCGTATTGGCAGCGGGCTAAGTGCAGAGAAGTAA
- a CDS encoding ImmA/IrrE family metallo-endopeptidase encodes MKASRFITREQMEALTEQILEEYGYDPRGKIIQPVPIEELVEFHFDLQICWETIDHLDAGGIVMAALLPDQRQIILNESRRDLFDSKLGTYHFTLAHELGHWVLHSGESPAILRLRGAEQNRSSKPAEEVQADLFAGCLLLPEPMLVRAVDQLKRMGRIHLSNLYALADCFQVSISALSVRLTQLHLLHIDSAGYVSQPAPADRKGRLEQLTLDI; translated from the coding sequence ATGAAAGCCTCCAGATTCATTACACGCGAGCAGATGGAAGCGTTGACGGAACAGATCCTGGAAGAGTACGGTTACGACCCGCGCGGCAAAATCATTCAACCCGTCCCGATCGAAGAGCTGGTCGAATTTCATTTCGACCTGCAGATTTGTTGGGAGACGATCGACCACTTGGATGCGGGCGGCATCGTAATGGCAGCACTTTTGCCGGATCAAAGGCAGATCATCCTGAATGAATCCCGGCGCGACCTCTTTGACAGCAAGCTGGGGACGTATCATTTTACATTGGCTCATGAACTGGGGCATTGGGTGCTTCATTCCGGCGAATCGCCGGCTATTCTGCGATTAAGAGGCGCGGAGCAGAACCGCTCCTCGAAGCCGGCGGAAGAAGTGCAGGCCGATCTGTTTGCGGGCTGTCTGCTGCTGCCTGAACCGATGCTGGTTCGCGCGGTGGATCAGCTGAAGCGAATGGGCCGTATTCATCTGTCGAATCTCTACGCGCTGGCAGATTGTTTTCAGGTGTCGATCTCCGCGCTCTCGGTTCGTTTGACACAGCTGCACCTTCTGCACATCGATTCGGCGGGTTATGTGAGTCAGCCTGCTCCTGCAGACAGGAAGGGCAGGCTCGAGCAGCTGACGCTTGATATTTGA
- a CDS encoding helix-turn-helix domain-containing protein, whose protein sequence is MSGFGELLRDLRKQRKVTQRQLAERVGIDFTYISKIESGTMDPPAEDKIIRIAEVLQADPEALILAAKKVPKSFQRLITENKEIPVFLRKASELSPAQWRRIKEIIDEEGEGEPQ, encoded by the coding sequence ATGAGCGGATTTGGCGAGCTTCTCCGAGATTTGCGCAAGCAGCGTAAGGTTACCCAGCGTCAGCTTGCGGAACGTGTGGGAATTGATTTTACCTATATCAGCAAGATCGAGAGCGGCACGATGGATCCACCGGCAGAAGACAAGATTATCCGAATCGCCGAAGTGCTGCAAGCAGATCCGGAAGCGCTTATACTCGCCGCGAAGAAGGTCCCGAAGAGCTTCCAGAGGCTAATTACGGAGAATAAAGAGATCCCGGTCTTTCTTAGGAAAGCCTCCGAGCTGTCTCCCGCGCAATGGAGAAGGATCAAGGAGATCATCGACGAGGAAGGCGAGGGGGAGCCGCAATGA
- a CDS encoding ATP-dependent DNA ligase, producing MLFTALKPMIVGMGKEAFDDEDWVFEPKYDGWRILLHKQGERLEAYTRYGSVVTDKFPELREAVSSIRAQEAILDCEGICLRGGRPVFDDFAFRGRLSHSASIARAVKTHPATFVVFDALYTDRDLAHEPLTERKKRLDAIVADSAALTKTMVVDGQGKALFALTGQTGMEGIVAKRKRSLYRFGTVTADWLKIKHFKTIDAIVLGYRTEPHFALALGLHFRTVRYKPVGTVEFGFKPEEKQAFLTLAQRLHRERDKKTQWIEPRLCCRIDYLERTDTHQLRTTVFRGFLPDKNPDDCNWSYD from the coding sequence ATGCTCTTCACGGCATTAAAGCCGATGATCGTAGGGATGGGCAAGGAAGCGTTCGATGACGAGGACTGGGTCTTCGAGCCGAAGTACGACGGATGGCGCATTCTGCTGCATAAGCAAGGCGAGCGGCTCGAAGCGTATACCCGGTACGGCAGCGTCGTCACGGACAAGTTTCCCGAGCTGAGAGAGGCCGTATCGTCAATCAGGGCGCAGGAGGCGATTCTGGATTGCGAGGGGATCTGCCTGCGCGGCGGCCGTCCGGTATTCGACGACTTCGCGTTTCGGGGCAGGCTGAGCCATAGCGCTAGCATTGCCCGGGCCGTGAAGACGCATCCCGCTACATTCGTCGTCTTCGACGCGCTATATACGGACCGCGATCTTGCGCATGAACCGCTGACCGAGCGGAAGAAGCGTCTGGACGCGATCGTGGCGGATTCGGCGGCGCTGACCAAAACGATGGTCGTGGACGGGCAGGGCAAGGCGCTGTTCGCACTGACCGGGCAGACCGGGATGGAAGGCATCGTGGCGAAGCGGAAACGATCGCTCTACCGGTTCGGGACCGTTACGGCGGATTGGCTGAAAATCAAGCATTTCAAGACGATCGACGCGATCGTGCTGGGCTATCGGACCGAACCGCATTTCGCGCTGGCGCTCGGCCTTCATTTCCGGACGGTCCGGTACAAGCCTGTCGGCACAGTGGAATTCGGGTTCAAGCCCGAGGAGAAGCAAGCCTTCCTGACGCTTGCGCAGCGGCTGCACCGGGAGCGCGACAAGAAGACGCAATGGATCGAGCCGCGTCTCTGCTGCCGGATCGACTATCTGGAACGGACGGATACGCATCAATTGCGCACGACGGTGTTCCGGGGCTTCCTCCCGGACAAAAATCCGGATGATTGCAATTGGAGCTATGACTGA
- a CDS encoding sulfatase family protein: MKKRPNILLITSDQQHWNTIGAFNPELRTPNLDRLAREGSTFNRAYCPNPTCTPTRASMITGKYPSQHGAWTLGTKLSENEHTVGEDFKEAGYRTALVGKAHFQPLKSTEEYPSLESYPIMQDLDFWRTFHGPFYGFDRVELARNHANEAHAGQHYAIWMEEKGCLNWRDYFVAPTGTMDPALQHKWPIPEEYHYNTWIAERTNALMEQYDADGEPFFLWASFFDPHPPYLAPEPWDTMYDPDQLTIPQLVPGEHDRNPPHFRMTQEDAPDFSAYKESGYGIHGYHSHTNLPDEERKRLVATYYGMVSLMDKYIGRILDKLDELGLAEDTIVVFTTDHGHFFGQHGLQAKGGFHYEDLIKLPFIVRSPGRVPAGSVSPAIQSLVDLAPTFLSLCGIPVPHSMTGVDQSDVWQGRKSSARDHAICEFHHEPTSIHQKTYVDARYKITVYYNQTYGELFDLQEDPQEIDNLWDHPDHAGLKSGLLLKYIWAELGKESMWMPRICHA, encoded by the coding sequence ATGAAGAAGAGACCGAATATTTTGCTGATTACAAGCGACCAGCAGCATTGGAACACGATTGGCGCGTTCAATCCGGAGCTGCGGACGCCGAATCTGGACCGGCTGGCGCGGGAAGGCAGCACATTCAACCGGGCGTACTGCCCGAACCCGACCTGCACGCCGACGCGCGCCTCCATGATCACCGGCAAATATCCGAGCCAGCACGGGGCATGGACGCTCGGCACGAAGCTGTCGGAGAACGAGCATACGGTAGGCGAGGATTTCAAGGAAGCCGGCTACCGCACGGCGCTGGTCGGCAAGGCGCATTTTCAGCCGCTTAAGAGCACGGAAGAATATCCTTCGCTGGAATCGTATCCGATTATGCAGGATCTTGATTTCTGGCGTACGTTTCACGGTCCGTTCTATGGCTTCGACCGCGTGGAGCTGGCCCGCAACCATGCGAACGAGGCGCATGCCGGGCAGCATTACGCGATCTGGATGGAAGAGAAGGGATGCTTGAACTGGAGGGATTATTTCGTCGCGCCCACCGGCACAATGGATCCGGCGCTTCAGCACAAGTGGCCGATACCGGAGGAATACCATTACAATACTTGGATTGCGGAACGGACGAATGCGCTGATGGAGCAATACGACGCGGATGGCGAGCCGTTCTTCCTCTGGGCGAGCTTCTTCGATCCGCATCCGCCTTACTTGGCGCCCGAGCCTTGGGATACGATGTACGATCCGGACCAGCTGACGATTCCGCAGCTCGTGCCGGGCGAGCACGACCGCAACCCACCGCATTTTCGCATGACGCAGGAGGATGCGCCGGATTTCAGCGCGTATAAGGAGTCGGGATACGGCATTCACGGCTATCATTCGCATACGAATCTGCCGGATGAAGAACGCAAGCGGCTGGTCGCGACCTATTACGGCATGGTCAGCCTGATGGACAAATATATCGGCCGCATCCTCGACAAGCTGGACGAGCTGGGACTGGCCGAGGACACGATCGTCGTCTTCACGACGGACCACGGGCATTTCTTCGGCCAGCACGGCTTGCAGGCCAAGGGCGGCTTCCATTATGAAGACTTGATCAAGCTGCCGTTCATCGTCCGCAGCCCGGGCCGCGTTCCGGCCGGCTCCGTATCGCCGGCGATTCAATCGCTTGTCGATTTGGCGCCTACTTTCTTGTCGCTCTGCGGTATTCCGGTTCCGCATTCGATGACCGGGGTCGATCAAAGCGACGTATGGCAGGGGCGCAAGTCTTCGGCGCGCGATCACGCGATCTGCGAGTTTCATCACGAGCCGACATCAATACATCAAAAGACGTACGTCGACGCCCGCTACAAGATTACCGTCTATTACAATCAAACGTACGGCGAGCTGTTCGATCTGCAGGAGGATCCGCAAGAGATCGACAATCTGTGGGATCATCCGGACCATGCCGGACTGAAGAGCGGGCTGCTGCTGAAGTACATCTGGGCGGAGCTGGGCAAGGAGTCGATGTGGATGCCGCGCATCTGCCACGCTTAG
- a CDS encoding helix-turn-helix domain-containing protein, whose product MKEYMHEYAVDYLFNPSDFLKKGGIWILRAGANRAKPNYQVGPRRIEYYSMHFVVDGSVSYRYPDGAVTLGKGDVFCLFPGTVHEYGVVPSDRPLRMHWLAFDGPQAPDLAASLGISPQHPYGSGLLDGNGLHLLQQTIEAPPNGPDMEMRHLSLIYSLFANLQSRLSKAAEGGEGWLEDCLRYMQTHFAEDIGVSNIAERFNLHRSYLSAMVKRHIGQSPGQYIQSLRLEKGARLLKETEHSVTEIALSSGYPDLYSFSRAFSRKYGVAPTEYRQAQEETARPVSRERS is encoded by the coding sequence ATGAAAGAATATATGCATGAATACGCCGTAGATTACCTCTTTAACCCTTCTGATTTCTTGAAGAAGGGCGGCATCTGGATCCTTCGTGCCGGCGCCAACCGCGCCAAGCCAAACTATCAAGTAGGCCCCCGGAGAATCGAATACTACAGTATGCATTTTGTTGTCGATGGTTCGGTAAGCTACCGCTACCCCGACGGCGCGGTCACGCTGGGGAAAGGCGACGTCTTCTGCCTGTTTCCCGGAACGGTTCACGAATATGGCGTCGTTCCCTCCGATCGTCCGCTGCGCATGCATTGGCTTGCCTTCGACGGGCCTCAAGCGCCCGATCTGGCCGCATCCCTCGGCATATCGCCCCAACATCCGTACGGAAGCGGCCTGCTCGACGGGAACGGCCTGCATTTGCTGCAGCAGACGATCGAAGCGCCGCCTAACGGACCGGATATGGAGATGCGGCATTTAAGCCTGATCTACAGCCTGTTCGCCAATCTTCAGAGCCGCCTGAGCAAGGCGGCCGAAGGAGGGGAAGGCTGGCTGGAAGACTGCCTGCGCTACATGCAGACACACTTCGCCGAAGATATCGGCGTGAGCAATATCGCCGAGCGCTTCAATCTGCACAGATCGTATCTCTCGGCGATGGTCAAGCGGCATATCGGGCAATCCCCGGGGCAATATATTCAGTCGCTTCGGCTGGAGAAAGGGGCCCGCCTGCTCAAGGAAACGGAGCACTCCGTTACGGAAATCGCGCTTTCCTCCGGTTACCCCGATCTGTACTCGTTCAGCAGGGCGTTCTCCAGAAAATACGGCGTCGCGCCCACCGAATACCGGCAAGCGCAAGAAGAAACGGCCCGCCCTGTCTCCCGGGAGCGGAGTTAG
- a CDS encoding ABC transporter substrate-binding protein produces MSHNWKPMFKLSVMAIILSLVLAACSSGGNDSTTAPTPQEPSAGDGKLSKINVAYMPDMNGATPIIIGEEKGFFKEAGLDVNAVKFLSGPPEFQAMASGDIDIAYIGPGATFLAAQGKGHIINIVSLGKSDMVLATKKSGVKEWKDLKGKTVGVPKGTSGEMVLNLGIEKGGLKPEDVNIVNMDVAGAVSAYVAGKVDAVAIWSPYTLEIEKQVGKENIVKLGDNSDFFPEYVFPASWVVNPKFLEEKPELVEKFMQAIYKTTDYKLANKDEAIKLTAEYTQVPEESLKQQLDSLEWLDNKRVADAFQDGTAKKWYDNLQKLFVQNGKMTEAVPAEQFLKTEPFIKAAGK; encoded by the coding sequence ATGTCACACAACTGGAAGCCCATGTTCAAATTATCCGTAATGGCCATCATCCTTAGTCTGGTTCTGGCCGCCTGTTCTTCGGGCGGGAATGATTCGACGACAGCCCCTACGCCGCAGGAGCCGTCAGCCGGCGACGGCAAGCTTTCGAAGATTAATGTCGCTTATATGCCGGATATGAACGGCGCTACCCCGATAATTATCGGCGAGGAGAAAGGGTTCTTCAAGGAAGCCGGCCTCGACGTGAATGCGGTTAAATTTCTGAGCGGCCCGCCCGAATTCCAGGCGATGGCTTCCGGCGATATCGATATTGCGTATATCGGTCCGGGCGCAACGTTCCTTGCAGCGCAAGGCAAGGGTCACATCATCAATATTGTGAGCCTCGGCAAGAGTGACATGGTGCTCGCTACGAAGAAATCCGGCGTGAAGGAATGGAAGGATCTGAAGGGGAAGACGGTCGGCGTGCCGAAAGGAACGTCCGGCGAGATGGTGCTCAATCTGGGGATCGAAAAAGGAGGGCTGAAGCCGGAGGACGTCAATATCGTCAACATGGATGTCGCCGGCGCCGTATCCGCTTATGTTGCCGGCAAAGTCGACGCGGTCGCGATCTGGTCGCCATATACATTGGAGATCGAGAAGCAGGTCGGCAAGGAGAATATCGTGAAGCTGGGTGATAACAGCGATTTCTTCCCTGAGTATGTCTTCCCGGCGAGCTGGGTCGTAAATCCGAAGTTTCTGGAAGAGAAGCCGGAGCTGGTCGAGAAGTTCATGCAGGCGATCTACAAGACGACCGATTATAAGCTGGCCAACAAGGACGAGGCCATCAAATTGACCGCCGAATACACGCAAGTGCCCGAAGAATCATTGAAGCAGCAGCTCGATTCGCTGGAATGGCTGGATAACAAACGGGTCGCCGACGCGTTCCAGGACGGGACGGCCAAGAAGTGGTACGACAATCTGCAGAAGCTGTTCGTGCAGAACGGGAAAATGACCGAAGCGGTGCCGGCCGAACAGTTCCTGAAGACCGAGCCCTTCATCAAAGCCGCAGGCAAATAA
- a CDS encoding ABC transporter ATP-binding protein — MAGSTQQLENVPVAAGAPKIEIKGLSKVYKGRNGDVTALQNTDLTIRQNEFVCVVGPSGCGKTTLLNIIAGLEDATSGSVRVDGQDVRGPGKERGVVFQQYALFPWKTVLKNVEFGLKLRGMGKTERKEIAEKYLNLVGLKDFAHAYPKELSGGMKQRVAIARAYAVQPEVLLMDEPFGALDAQTRAQLQEELLKTWQTEKKTCFFITHDVDEAVILAQKVIIMSARPGRIKEIVDVDIPYPRDQSTKLDERFVQIKNEIWSKVYREYLEVAK, encoded by the coding sequence ATGGCAGGAAGTACGCAGCAGCTAGAGAACGTCCCCGTTGCCGCAGGTGCGCCGAAGATCGAAATTAAAGGATTGTCCAAAGTATATAAGGGCCGCAACGGAGATGTGACCGCGCTTCAAAATACCGACCTGACGATCCGGCAGAACGAATTCGTCTGCGTGGTGGGCCCAAGCGGATGCGGCAAGACGACGCTGCTCAATATCATCGCCGGACTGGAGGATGCCACTTCGGGCTCCGTCCGGGTGGACGGCCAAGATGTTCGCGGCCCGGGAAAAGAAAGAGGCGTCGTGTTTCAGCAGTATGCGTTGTTTCCGTGGAAAACCGTGCTGAAAAATGTAGAGTTTGGATTGAAATTGCGGGGAATGGGGAAAACAGAACGCAAAGAAATCGCCGAGAAATATTTGAATCTCGTCGGATTGAAGGACTTTGCCCATGCCTATCCGAAGGAGCTGTCCGGCGGCATGAAGCAGCGCGTCGCCATCGCCAGAGCGTATGCCGTTCAGCCCGAGGTGCTGCTCATGGACGAGCCGTTCGGCGCGCTCGACGCGCAAACGAGGGCCCAGCTGCAGGAAGAATTGCTCAAGACGTGGCAAACGGAGAAGAAGACGTGCTTCTTCATCACGCACGATGTCGATGAGGCGGTCATTCTGGCGCAGAAAGTCATCATCATGAGCGCGCGTCCCGGAAGGATCAAAGAAATCGTCGATGTCGACATTCCGTATCCGAGAGACCAGTCCACCAAGCTGGACGAGCGGTTCGTGCAAATCAAGAATGAAATCTGGTCGAAGGTATACCGCGAATATTTGGAAGTCGCCAAGTAA
- a CDS encoding ABC transporter permease, with the protein MKKMPNGLLTTLSVVIGIAAWYLLAAIPSIGAILTNPTLVVKAFITEIESGRMWTNVWASLLRVLGGFSLGLVVAIPVAFLMGWYSVVRSVVEPWIQFFRTIPPIALIPLVIVAQGVGEGAKISVIFVATFLVMVISIFQGVRNVDPTLIRASRVLGAKDKDIFLEVVVPASFPYILVGVRLGLAAAWTTLVAAELTGANKGLGNMIMEASLYFRMDVVILGIIVIGVIGLAMDKFILFLERRLTGWQEVRSS; encoded by the coding sequence ATGAAAAAAATGCCGAACGGGCTGCTTACAACGCTTTCCGTCGTCATCGGGATCGCGGCTTGGTATCTGCTCGCCGCCATCCCTTCCATAGGCGCGATATTGACCAATCCGACTCTGGTCGTCAAAGCCTTCATAACGGAAATCGAGAGCGGCCGCATGTGGACGAATGTCTGGGCGAGCCTGCTGAGAGTGCTCGGCGGATTCTCGCTGGGACTGGTCGTCGCCATTCCCGTCGCCTTCCTCATGGGATGGTACTCCGTGGTGCGCTCGGTCGTCGAGCCGTGGATTCAGTTCTTCCGCACGATTCCGCCGATTGCGCTCATCCCGCTCGTCATCGTCGCGCAAGGCGTCGGCGAAGGCGCCAAAATCAGCGTCATTTTCGTCGCAACCTTTCTCGTGATGGTCATTTCGATCTTCCAGGGCGTACGCAACGTCGACCCGACGCTCATCCGCGCTTCCAGAGTGCTCGGTGCGAAGGATAAGGATATTTTTCTCGAAGTCGTCGTACCCGCCTCCTTCCCGTATATTCTGGTCGGCGTGCGATTGGGGCTTGCCGCCGCCTGGACGACGCTTGTCGCAGCCGAATTGACCGGTGCCAACAAGGGGCTCGGGAACATGATTATGGAAGCCAGCTTATACTTCCGCATGGATGTTGTCATTCTCGGCATTATCGTCATCGGCGTCATTGGACTCGCAATGGATAAATTCATTCTGTTTCTGGAGAGGAGGCTGACGGGATGGCAGGAAGTACGCAGCAGCTAG